Proteins co-encoded in one Marinitoga sp. 38H-ov genomic window:
- a CDS encoding MMPL family transporter — MKKKYLLLSEFLTKNYKLILILFFILSISIIYNVTNLKINSDLLELLPKDDPIVLSYKNESKNQSESEIMIVAFYLNEDTNYRKLALDFKEEMKNLNGFKDLAKTDVSLLLSYGFLNVSNSNLIDELVKNINKTFESFSNINPYDFKSFEYINDTLYLLNKLNDNFESSKQTDPLLGYYTLSPDKKIMVMGVTFNEPTSNLDFVNIIIPKVKNILNKINTKYNIKTGLTGSYIYSYEANKTVSFDFSITTYLSIVLIMIIFYITFGNLTSTILVFISLIFSVGITLGLSTLIFKELNILTSFVAAITLGLGIDYGIHITSRLITEFKERKNYIEALSITYETVLIPIIYGVLTTILVFLSLVFIKLPAFTEMAIISSLGLFVFALIMIFITPITFYPFRHIILKTYKENKINIWFQKLGVWIPKRRKIILSFIILFISIFSVFGIINFSNFSYTPPGLAPTNSESSQTFNDIAEHFGNSLFNELQFIIAIDENSQEFIDELKKSPYISKVESYLDILKKQLGDFEKIKLKTQEISKIVNDPFTVAVLKKYDIYSETLKIIDLAANSNNEKDFILGITELIPESLRKNILINKEGKDYFIVYVTPSINLNANNGMKYFYDSVKQYINRFLGSSKALYRLMYLIEKQFFSVLAFSIVMIGLLTYLSRKSSKETIIAILGLIFTNFTTFGIIYFFDINATFLTIISLPLIFGIGVDGYIHLFHAIDEDKSHYWHTLKAITLSFLTTISSFITFQLSRGELLKQFSLTMVLGIFISWIMTVLLIPSLKK; from the coding sequence ATGAAAAAAAAATATTTATTACTTTCAGAATTTCTCACTAAAAATTACAAATTAATACTAATTTTATTTTTTATTCTTTCTATTTCTATAATATATAATGTAACTAATTTAAAAATTAATTCTGATCTTTTAGAGCTTTTACCAAAAGATGATCCCATAGTTCTTTCATATAAAAATGAATCTAAAAATCAATCAGAATCTGAAATAATGATTGTCGCCTTTTATTTAAATGAAGATACTAATTATAGAAAATTAGCTCTTGATTTTAAAGAAGAAATGAAAAATTTGAATGGTTTTAAAGATTTAGCTAAAACAGATGTATCATTACTATTATCATACGGATTTTTAAATGTTTCAAATTCCAATTTAATAGATGAATTGGTAAAAAATATAAATAAAACCTTTGAATCTTTTTCTAATATAAATCCATATGATTTTAAATCATTTGAATATATTAACGATACTTTATATTTATTAAATAAATTAAATGATAATTTTGAATCTTCTAAACAAACTGATCCATTATTAGGATACTATACATTATCTCCAGATAAAAAAATAATGGTAATGGGAGTAACATTTAATGAACCTACTTCAAACTTAGATTTTGTAAATATTATAATTCCGAAAGTTAAAAATATTCTAAATAAGATAAATACTAAATATAATATTAAAACCGGACTAACAGGCTCTTATATCTATTCCTATGAAGCTAATAAAACTGTTTCTTTTGATTTTTCTATTACAACATATCTTTCAATAGTACTTATTATGATTATTTTCTATATTACCTTTGGTAATTTAACAAGTACTATATTAGTTTTTATCAGTTTAATTTTTTCAGTAGGTATAACTTTAGGATTATCTACTCTTATTTTTAAAGAATTAAATATTTTAACTTCATTTGTTGCTGCAATTACTCTAGGTTTAGGTATTGATTATGGCATACATATAACTAGTAGGTTAATAACGGAATTTAAAGAAAGAAAAAATTATATAGAAGCACTATCAATAACATATGAAACGGTATTAATTCCTATAATCTATGGTGTTTTAACAACAATTCTTGTTTTTCTTTCTTTAGTATTTATTAAACTTCCTGCTTTTACCGAAATGGCTATAATAAGTAGCTTAGGTTTATTCGTATTTGCTTTAATTATGATTTTTATTACTCCTATTACATTTTACCCTTTTAGACATATTATTCTAAAAACTTATAAAGAAAATAAAATAAATATTTGGTTTCAAAAACTAGGAGTTTGGATACCAAAAAGGCGAAAAATAATATTATCATTTATTATATTATTTATATCAATTTTCTCTGTATTTGGTATAATTAACTTTTCTAATTTTTCTTATACCCCACCAGGATTAGCACCAACAAATTCAGAAAGTAGTCAAACCTTTAATGATATAGCCGAACACTTTGGTAATTCATTATTTAATGAATTACAATTTATTATTGCTATAGATGAAAATTCTCAAGAATTTATAGACGAACTAAAAAAATCACCATATATTTCCAAAGTTGAAAGTTATTTAGATATATTAAAAAAACAATTAGGTGATTTTGAAAAAATTAAATTGAAAACTCAAGAAATATCTAAAATTGTAAACGATCCATTCACTGTTGCTGTATTAAAAAAATACGATATTTATTCTGAAACTTTAAAAATTATTGATTTAGCAGCTAACTCAAATAATGAAAAAGATTTTATACTAGGAATTACTGAATTAATACCAGAAAGTTTAAGAAAAAATATTTTAATTAATAAAGAAGGTAAAGATTATTTTATAGTATACGTAACTCCTTCAATTAATTTAAATGCAAACAATGGAATGAAATATTTTTATGACTCTGTTAAACAATATATAAATAGATTTTTAGGTAGTTCTAAAGCTTTGTACAGACTTATGTATTTAATAGAAAAACAATTTTTCTCTGTTCTAGCATTTTCTATTGTTATGATAGGACTTCTAACATATTTATCAAGAAAATCATCAAAAGAAACAATTATTGCTATATTAGGTTTAATTTTCACAAATTTTACAACATTTGGAATTATTTACTTTTTTGATATTAACGCAACATTCTTAACAATAATTTCACTACCTTTAATATTTGGTATTGGAGTAGATGGATATATACATTTATTTCACGCAATTGATGAAGATAAATCGCATTATTGGCATACTTTAAAAGCTATAACATTATCATTTTTAACAACAATCTCATCTTTTATAACCTTTCAATTATCCAGAGGGGAATTACTTAAGCAGTTTAGTTTAACAATGGTTTTGGGCATTTTTATTTCATGGATTATGACAGTATTATTGATACCTTCATTAAAAAAATGA
- a CDS encoding (Fe-S)-binding protein: protein MSIIINAVILLAILGFLAGTFLAFAEKKFEVKEDLRVIFAENLLPGINCGACGYPGCPGFAKGFVKGEVKADGCLPGKRQGVPEKLNNLAKLSDDELNKIWEEIGEDIEKIKEKF from the coding sequence ATGTCTATAATAATAAATGCGGTAATACTACTTGCAATTTTAGGTTTTTTAGCAGGAACATTTTTAGCATTTGCTGAAAAGAAATTTGAAGTAAAAGAAGATTTAAGAGTGATATTTGCAGAAAATTTATTACCAGGAATTAATTGTGGTGCATGTGGTTATCCTGGATGTCCGGGGTTTGCAAAAGGTTTTGTGAAAGGTGAAGTAAAAGCAGATGGATGTTTACCTGGAAAAAGACAAGGTGTTCCTGAAAAGTTAAATAATTTAGCAAAATTGTCTGATGATGAATTAAATAAAATTTGGGAAGAAATAGGTGAAGATATAGAAAAAATTAAGGAAAAATTTTAA
- the rsxA gene encoding electron transport complex subunit RsxA — protein sequence MKLFFIFLSAILVNNFVLSKFLGICPFLGVSKKISSASGMSMAVIFVMVLSSVITWFLNLLLVKLGLEFLTTIVFILVIATLVQFIEFYIKKVSPNLYEALGIYLPLITTNCAILGLALINVINKYTLVETIVNALGAGFGFGMALIIFSAIRERMDYYDIPEPFKGTAIALITAGLLSMAFMGFSGLIKI from the coding sequence ATGAAATTGTTTTTCATATTTCTCTCAGCAATATTAGTCAATAATTTTGTTTTGTCTAAATTTTTAGGTATATGTCCTTTTTTAGGGGTTTCTAAGAAAATAAGTTCAGCATCTGGAATGTCTATGGCAGTTATTTTTGTTATGGTTTTATCCAGTGTAATTACATGGTTTTTAAATCTTTTATTGGTTAAATTAGGGTTGGAATTTTTAACAACTATTGTTTTTATACTTGTTATTGCAACATTAGTTCAATTTATAGAGTTTTATATAAAAAAAGTTTCACCAAATTTATATGAAGCATTAGGAATTTATTTGCCTTTAATTACTACTAATTGTGCAATTTTAGGTCTAGCATTAATTAATGTAATTAATAAATATACATTAGTTGAAACTATAGTTAATGCTTTAGGGGCTGGTTTTGGTTTCGGAATGGCATTGATTATTTTCTCTGCTATTAGAGAAAGAATGGACTACTATGATATTCCTGAGCCATTTAAAGGAACTGCTATTGCTTTAATTACAGCAGGACTTTTATCAATGGCATTTATGGGATTCTCAGGTCTCATAAAAATATAA
- a CDS encoding electron transport complex subunit E, whose translation MANIKNFKAGLFEQNPIFIQVLGMCPTLATTTNAENALGMGLATLSVLILSNIVVSLIKKWVPKNIRIPIYIVVIASFVTMVDILMHGYVYDLWKTLGLFIPLIVVNCIILGRAESFASKNTVLDSIYDALGMGLGFTGALVLLGSVRELLGNGTIFGLPIWGDAMKLYVMILPPGAFLVLGMLLAMFNAIGIHNRNKAKAGENK comes from the coding sequence ATGGCTAATATAAAAAATTTTAAAGCTGGATTATTTGAACAAAATCCTATTTTTATACAAGTTTTAGGTATGTGCCCTACACTAGCAACTACCACTAATGCAGAAAATGCATTAGGTATGGGATTAGCAACTTTATCTGTTTTAATTTTGTCAAATATAGTTGTATCTTTAATTAAAAAATGGGTTCCTAAAAATATTAGAATACCTATATATATTGTTGTTATAGCTTCTTTTGTTACAATGGTAGATATATTAATGCATGGATATGTATATGACTTATGGAAAACATTAGGATTATTTATTCCGTTAATAGTTGTTAACTGTATTATTTTAGGTCGTGCTGAATCATTTGCTTCAAAGAATACAGTATTAGATTCAATTTATGATGCGTTAGGTATGGGATTAGGATTTACTGGAGCTTTAGTATTATTGGGTTCTGTTAGGGAATTATTGGGAAATGGTACAATTTTTGGTCTTCCTATTTGGGGAGATGCTATGAAATTATATGTTATGATATTACCACCAGGAGCATTTTTGGTTTTAGGTATGTTATTGGCAATGTTTAATGCAATAGGAATACATAATAGAAATAAAGCAAAGGCTGGTGAAAACAAATGA
- a CDS encoding RnfABCDGE type electron transport complex subunit G, giving the protein MKEYIKTGLILMIFIVISGLIVSIVYVSAKPAIDNAELQAKLKAIKKVLENSKGDGLLISNIPNSSKELDEAIWDSNESGILYSNSNSKVYSPVYKYINDKGQEIYILTVSSIGFGGEVISVVSFVKEDEIYFNNLEVISYSQETPGLGANIAQENIKKRFFPISYEGLLNGVKVNKDAGVLLNTPQQIKEGKEKGIIQTSDVMTGATITPRAVANSINAGFEYLKSKGVIQ; this is encoded by the coding sequence ATGAAAGAATATATAAAGACAGGACTTATATTAATGATATTTATTGTAATCTCTGGATTAATTGTTTCAATTGTATATGTTTCAGCAAAGCCAGCAATAGATAATGCTGAATTACAAGCAAAATTAAAGGCTATTAAAAAAGTGTTAGAAAATTCAAAAGGTGATGGATTATTAATAAGTAATATTCCAAACTCATCAAAAGAATTAGATGAAGCTATTTGGGATTCAAATGAAAGTGGAATATTATATTCAAATTCAAATTCAAAAGTATATTCTCCAGTATACAAATATATAAATGATAAAGGACAAGAAATATATATTTTAACAGTATCAAGTATAGGATTTGGAGGAGAAGTTATTTCTGTGGTATCTTTTGTAAAAGAGGATGAAATATACTTTAATAATTTGGAAGTAATTTCTTATTCACAAGAAACTCCAGGGTTAGGTGCAAATATCGCTCAAGAAAATATAAAGAAAAGATTTTTCCCAATTTCATATGAAGGATTGTTGAATGGGGTAAAAGTAAATAAAGATGCTGGGGTATTATTAAACACACCTCAACAAATAAAAGAAGGAAAAGAAAAAGGTATAATACAAACTAGTGATGTGATGACAGGTGCAACAATTACTCCAAGAGCAGTGGCTAATTCAATAAATGCAGGATTTGAATATCTCAAATCCAAAGGAGTGATTCAATAA
- a CDS encoding RnfABCDGE type electron transport complex subunit D, whose protein sequence is MKLNVAAAPHLRSKDSVRAVMVDVLIALIPSVIVSTWVFGLRALWIMLYTMILAEVMELFIMKVLRKQKNFKPDGSASVTGLLLAMNLSLAVNWWQILIGTFAAIVLGKHVYGGLGKNVFNPALIGRVFMLISFPVAMTTWYRPFYYKFDTITTATPLAILKEKGIDSLSNWSDYTISLKSLFVGTVPGSIGEVSALALLIGFIYLVVRGRIKIWIPVTYISTVFVIASIFYLVDPTKYASPLFHLLAGGLMLGALFMATDMVTSPMTVKGQIIFGLGLGLITMVIRLFGGYPEGVSFSILIMNALVPLIDIYAKPRIFGTTRGGK, encoded by the coding sequence ATGAAGTTGAATGTTGCAGCAGCACCACATTTAAGATCAAAAGATAGTGTAAGAGCTGTGATGGTAGATGTATTAATAGCCCTCATACCATCAGTAATTGTATCAACATGGGTTTTTGGATTAAGAGCGTTATGGATAATGTTATATACAATGATTTTAGCAGAAGTAATGGAATTATTTATAATGAAGGTTCTTAGAAAACAAAAAAACTTTAAACCAGATGGAAGTGCTTCAGTAACAGGTTTATTATTAGCAATGAATTTATCTTTAGCAGTAAATTGGTGGCAAATATTAATAGGAACATTTGCCGCAATTGTGTTAGGAAAACATGTTTATGGTGGTTTGGGTAAAAATGTATTTAACCCAGCATTAATTGGAAGGGTATTTATGTTAATATCTTTCCCAGTTGCAATGACAACTTGGTATAGACCATTTTATTATAAATTTGATACAATAACAACAGCAACACCTTTAGCAATATTAAAAGAAAAAGGTATTGATTCTTTATCAAATTGGTCTGATTACACAATTAGTCTAAAATCACTTTTTGTTGGTACAGTTCCAGGATCAATAGGGGAAGTTAGTGCTTTAGCATTGTTGATAGGTTTTATATATTTAGTAGTTCGTGGAAGAATAAAAATTTGGATACCAGTTACATATATTTCAACAGTATTTGTAATTGCTTCAATTTTTTATTTAGTTGATCCTACAAAATATGCATCTCCATTATTTCATTTATTAGCAGGAGGATTAATGCTAGGTGCATTGTTTATGGCTACTGATATGGTTACTAGCCCTATGACAGTTAAAGGTCAGATTATTTTTGGATTGGGATTAGGATTAATTACAATGGTTATAAGGCTTTTTGGAGGATATCCTGAAGGTGTTTCATTCTCTATTTTAATTATGAATGCATTAGTGCCATTAATTGATATTTATGCTAAACCACGCATTTTTGGAACAACAAGAGGTGGTAAATAA
- the rsxC gene encoding electron transport complex subunit RsxC, whose protein sequence is MALLSFKGGVHPPEKKELAEHKEIKVLPLPEKVYIYTTNHIGAPAKILVEPGQKVKTGQKIGEANGFISANIHSSVTGEVVEIIKMTNAASGSKNDVIVIQRTGDDEWDFIPNHGDYSKKSPKEIIEIVKEAGIVGLGGAMFPSHVKMSIPEGKKADYLIINAAECEPYITIDHRMMLEKSKEIVKGIKIIMHATGVNKAYIGIESNKPDAIEKMKEAVSGEPIEVKVLKTKYPQGAEKQLIYAITKKEVPSGGLPLDVGAIVFNVSTIYAIYEAVEKGKPLVERGITLTGEGVKNPGNFIYRIGTLAKDLLDYVGLVEEEKIDRILYGGPMMGIPLPNIELPTFKGNNALTVMTKDVAPDKELFPCIRCSKCVQVCPINLMPYLLKMQVEKREYDKALEYGLMDCIECGSCSYACPAGIELVKSFKTGKKVARALKGRAKK, encoded by the coding sequence ATGGCTCTATTATCTTTTAAGGGAGGAGTTCATCCACCTGAAAAAAAGGAATTGGCAGAACATAAAGAAATAAAGGTTTTGCCACTACCAGAAAAAGTGTATATTTACACTACAAATCATATAGGAGCTCCTGCGAAGATTTTAGTGGAACCAGGCCAAAAAGTAAAAACAGGTCAAAAAATTGGTGAAGCTAATGGTTTTATCTCTGCAAATATTCACTCTTCTGTAACTGGTGAAGTTGTGGAAATTATTAAAATGACAAATGCCGCATCTGGTTCAAAAAATGATGTAATAGTTATTCAAAGAACAGGTGATGATGAATGGGATTTTATTCCTAATCATGGAGATTATTCAAAAAAATCACCAAAAGAAATTATAGAAATAGTAAAAGAAGCAGGTATTGTGGGACTAGGTGGAGCGATGTTCCCATCTCATGTAAAAATGTCTATTCCAGAAGGGAAAAAAGCAGATTATTTAATTATTAATGCTGCAGAATGTGAACCATATATAACTATAGACCATAGGATGATGTTAGAAAAATCAAAAGAAATAGTTAAAGGTATAAAGATAATTATGCATGCAACAGGAGTAAACAAAGCGTATATTGGAATTGAAAGTAATAAACCTGATGCAATAGAAAAAATGAAAGAAGCTGTATCTGGAGAACCAATTGAAGTAAAAGTATTAAAAACAAAGTATCCTCAAGGTGCGGAAAAACAATTAATATATGCTATTACAAAAAAAGAAGTACCTTCAGGTGGATTGCCATTAGATGTTGGAGCAATAGTATTTAATGTTTCAACAATATATGCTATATATGAAGCTGTTGAAAAAGGGAAACCTTTAGTAGAAAGAGGCATTACACTAACCGGTGAAGGTGTAAAAAATCCTGGAAACTTTATATATAGAATAGGTACATTAGCAAAAGATTTGTTAGATTATGTTGGATTAGTCGAAGAGGAAAAAATAGATAGAATATTGTATGGTGGCCCTATGATGGGTATTCCACTTCCAAATATAGAACTTCCTACTTTTAAAGGGAATAATGCATTAACAGTTATGACTAAAGATGTTGCACCTGATAAAGAATTATTCCCATGTATTAGATGTTCAAAATGTGTTCAAGTATGTCCAATAAATTTAATGCCATACTTATTAAAAATGCAAGTTGAAAAAAGAGAGTATGATAAAGCTCTTGAATATGGGTTGATGGATTGTATTGAATGTGGATCATGTTCATATGCATGTCCAGCTGGTATTGAATTGGTTAAATCTTTTAAAACTGGAAAGAAAGTAGCTAGAGCTTTAAAAGGGAGGGCAAAAAAATGA
- a CDS encoding radical SAM protein, which translates to MKVKLSYATAVLLGFKKGKINFDMPTAYLMLGEKCIYNCSFCAQAKDANSDKDLLSRVKWPEYNIDEFITKIKDKNPFKRLCLQVVNSNNYFEDLKEFLYKTKDIPVLKAVSLRPKNMEEVNEIFKYNIDDLGISIDVANKELFGRIRGGSFDSLFNILIESSKKYPGKITTHVIVGLGETDEDLINLMFEMKKYNILVSLFAFTPVAGTEFEKKDPPSLERYRKIQLAREIIEKFDVKKDDFEFKNGILVKLPDVDISYNEAIKTSGCSFCTRPYYNEKPNKTLYNVPHNRKY; encoded by the coding sequence ATGAAAGTCAAACTATCTTATGCAACAGCTGTTTTATTAGGTTTTAAAAAGGGTAAGATTAATTTTGATATGCCTACAGCTTATTTGATGTTGGGAGAAAAATGTATATATAATTGTAGTTTTTGTGCTCAAGCAAAGGATGCAAATTCAGACAAAGATTTGTTGTCTAGAGTTAAATGGCCAGAATATAATATAGATGAATTTATAACTAAGATTAAAGATAAAAATCCATTTAAAAGATTATGCCTTCAAGTAGTTAATTCTAATAATTATTTTGAAGATTTAAAGGAATTTTTATATAAAACAAAAGATATACCTGTGTTAAAAGCAGTATCTTTAAGACCTAAAAATATGGAAGAAGTAAATGAGATATTCAAGTATAATATAGATGATTTAGGTATATCAATTGATGTTGCTAATAAAGAATTATTTGGTAGAATTAGGGGAGGGAGTTTTGACTCTCTCTTTAACATTTTAATTGAATCCTCAAAGAAATATCCGGGAAAAATAACAACTCATGTTATTGTTGGATTAGGGGAAACAGATGAAGATTTAATTAATTTAATGTTTGAAATGAAAAAATATAATATTTTAGTATCATTATTTGCTTTTACACCAGTTGCGGGTACTGAATTTGAAAAAAAAGATCCTCCATCTTTGGAAAGGTATAGAAAAATACAACTTGCTAGAGAAATTATAGAAAAATTTGATGTAAAAAAAGACGATTTTGAATTTAAAAATGGCATTTTAGTAAAATTACCAGATGTCGATATTTCTTATAATGAAGCAATAAAAACAAGTGGATGTAGTTTTTGCACAAGACCGTATTATAATGAGAAGCCAAATAAAACATTATATAATGTTCCACATAATAGGAAATATTGA